The genomic DNA TCTCAAAAATAGATGATAGAATTTATAATAAAATAATTGTGAGATATAATGATGAGAGTAATAGAAAGTTATACTTAGTTTTAACCTTTCCAATTACTGAAAAAACTATTAAAAATTTAGCAAGTCTATCAAGCTTAGGAGAAGATGATAAAATTTTCTTAATAGTGGATGAAAAATACAAGATGGGTAATTTTAGTTTAGAAAAAAACACTCAATTTTTGAGCAAAAGAGATGTCAATAGAATGGCTAATAAAGGTTATAATTATATCTACAGAAGAAAAAATATTGATAATGAAGCTTATTATATAGCTCTATCAGATATATATGATTACCAAAATAGGTATATTGGAAGTTTTGGAGTAGCAATATACTATGAGAATATAGAGAGATTAAAATTAGTTATCTCTCTTTCGGTAATAGTAATTGTATTAGTTTTTATTGCAATAAGTACAACTATATCCTCTAGAATGTTTAGTAAACTTTTAGAACCATTAGGGAGAATAATGGAAGCGGCGGAAGAGGTAAGTAAGGGAAATTATAGAATTTTTGTAAAGCCAGAGGGTGTAGATGAGATGAGAACTCTCTCTAGAACCTTTAATAAAATGGCAGAGGATATCAGAGCCAATGAGGAGCAAGCTAAGAGTAAAAATAGAAAATTAGTGAGTACCTTAAAGAGAATAGATGCAGTAGAAAAAATTCTAATGAATATTCAGATAGAGAATGATATGAATATAACAGTGAAAGAGATTATGTCGGCACTAACCTCAGAGATGGGATTAGGGTTTAGTAGAGCAATGTATTTTAGATATAGTAGAGAAATTGATACTATGGTTGGAGAGTTTGCTGTTATAAATAATAAGATAAAAAGAGATATATCAAATGTGATAGAGAATGGTAGAGGTTTTAAGTTTCAGATAGAGGAGCTAAATAAACTTATAAAACTCATTAAGATACCATTTAAAAATAGTAATCTCATAGCCAAATCATTACTTGAAAAGAGAATTATCTTTCAAAATGATAAAGGATATAAACATGAATTGGGAAACGAGCTATTTAAAAGTTTGGGAATAAATAATTTCTTAATAATGCCAATATATACAGAGAAGAGAAATTATGGGTGTATAGTAGTTGATTATTTTGGAAAAAATAATTTGGTAACACAGGAAGAGGTTGAGTTACTCACACTTCTTTTCCTAAATATTTCAATTAGGATAAAGAATAGAAATCTAGAAGAGGAGAAGATAGATTTAGAGAGAACTGCAACAATAGGAAAGTTAGTAGATAGATTTTTTAAAAGTCGTGAAACTTCCTTTGAAAAAATGCTTGAGTTTACAGAAAAGATGCATGCCTATGATTCAAATAATACTCTATTTAAAATTCAGATTCAAGAGATAAAAGAGGAGATAAATAAGCTTAGAAGAGAGAGAGAGATTTTAAATGAGTATGTAGATATTAAGAAAAATAATCCTCTTGAAATTATAGAGATAGAGACAATTTTAGCAGAAATAATATCAGAAGTTGAGCCAAAATTGGAAAAATTAGGGATTAATATCTCAGTTTTTATAAACTATAATGGCAAAGTTTTAGGAAATAGAGCTAGGCTTAAAAGAGCTTTTTATGAGATAATAAAGAATGCTAAGGAATCTTTTGAAAAAAAGAATGATGATAATAAAAAAATAAATGTAATAGTGACAAAGGAAAAAAATGTCGATAAAATAAGAGTAAATATAATTGATAATGGAATTGGAATGACACAGGAGCAGTTGGAAAATATATTTGAACCTTTTGTAGGATATAATGAGAATGCTCCAGGACTAGGACTTTCAATAGTATCAAGAATAATAAAGGATCATCATGGGGTGATTAAATACTCATCTCAATTAGGTGAGGGAACAGAGGTAAAAATAACTTTAAATATATATAAGGAGGAGATTTTATAATGAGTGAAAAGGATTACGGAGCTACACTAAACCTTCCGAAGACAAGTTTTCAAATGAAAGCAAATCTTCCAAATAAGGAACCTAAAATCATTCAAAAATGGGAAGAAGATAAGATTTATGAGAAAGGATTAACAAAGGGAACAAAGTCATTTATATTACATGATGGACCACCTTATGCAAATGGAGATATCCATATAGGACATGCTTTAAATAAAATTTTAAAAGATATAATTTTAAAATATAAAAGACTTAGAGGATATAATGCACCATATGTTCCTGGATGGGATACACACGGTCTACCAATAGAGTTAAAAGTAACAGAGCAACTAGGAGAGAAGGCAAAGGATATGTCTCCATTAGAGATAAGAAAACTTTGTACAGAGTATGCTCTAAAATGGGTAGATATCCAAAGAGAAGGATTTAAGAGATTAGGAGTTTTAGGAGATTGGGAAAATCCTTATCTAACTTTAAAACCTGAGTATGAGGCAAAACAATTAGAGGTATTTGGAGAGTTATATGAAAATGGATATATTTTCAAAGGACTAAAACCAATTTACTGGTCACCAGTTACAGAAACAGCTCTAGCAGAAGCAGAGATAGAGTATAAAAATGTAACATCTCCATCTATCTATGTAAAAATGGAAGCTAATGCTGATTTATTAGAGAGACTTGGATTTACAGAGCAAGCTTGGGTAGTAATTTGGACAACTACTCCATGGACATTACCAGCAAATATGGCTATATCATTAAATCCTAACTTTGAGTATGGAGTATATAGAACTGAAAAAGGAAATTTAATCCTAGCTAAAGAGTTAGCTGAAAAAGCTTTTGCTGAGATGGAAATAGCTGAATATGAACTAGTAAAAGAGTTTGTAGGAAGTGAGTTAGAGAGAGCAACTTATAAGCACCCATTCTTAGATAGAACTGGTATGATAATTCTAGGAACACATGTAACTGCTGACGCAGGAACAGGATGTGTACACACAGCTCCAGGACATGGGCAAGACGACTATGTTGTTGGAACAAGATATGGAATAGAGGTAGTTTCTCCTATCAATAATAAAGGGGTATTAACAGAGGAAGCAGGACAATTTGCCGGACTATTCTACTTAAAAGCAAATAAAGAGATAGTTGCTTTCTTAACAGAGACAGGGCACCTATTAAAACTAAAAAATATAGAACACTCATATCCACACGATTGGAGATCAAAAACTCCAGTAATATTCAGAGCTACAGAGCAATGGTTCGTAAAAGCTGAAGGTTCAGACTTAAGAGAGAAAGCATTAAGAGCTCTTGATAATGTAGAGTTTGTACCAGCATGGGGAAGAAATAGAATAGGTTCTATGCTAGAAACAAGACCTGACTGGTGTATCTCTAGACAAAGAGTATGGGGAGTACCAATTCCTGTATTTTATAACGAAGAAACTGGAAAAGAGATCTATAATAAAGAGATTTTAGCAAGAGTAATAGAGATAGTTAAAAAAGAGGGAACAGCTGCATGGCTAACTTATACAGCTGAAGAGTTAATAGGAGAAGAGTTATTAGAGAAATATAACTTAAAAGGAGTAACTCTAAGAAAAGAAACAAATATTATGGACGTTTGGTTTGACTCGGGAGTATCTCATAGATCAGTTTTAGAAACTAGAGGAGAGTTACTACATAGACCAGCTGATATGTACTTAGAGGGATCTGACCAACATAGAGGATGGTTCCAAACATCACTTCTTACTTCAATAGGTTCTACACATGATGCTCCATACAAAAAAATCTTAACTCACGGATTTGTAAATGATGGAGAAGGTAAGAAAATGTCTAAGTCAGTAGGAAACGTAGTGGTTCCAGCTGATGTTATAAAAGTATATGGAGCAGATATTTTAAGACTTTGGTGTGCTTCAGTAGACTACAGAGAGGATGTAAAAATCTCTGATAATATCTTAAAACAAATGGCAGAAGCTTACAGAAGAGTAAGAAATACAGCTAGATATATTTTAGGAAACAGCAATGATTTCAATCCAGCAACTGATAAAGTCGCTTATAAAGATTTAATGGAAATCGATAAATGGGCATTAAATAAATTAGAGATATTAAAGAGAAAAGTTACAGAAAACTATGAAAAATATGAGTTCTATAACCTATTCCAAGATATTCACTATTTTGCTGGTGTAGATATGTCTGCTTTCTATCTAGATATTATAAAAGATAGATTATATACAGAAGGAACAGATTCATTAGATAGAAGATCAGCTCAAACTGTAATGACAGAGATACTATTAACTTTAACTAAGATGATAGCTCCAATCCTTTCATTCACAGCTGAGGAGATTTGGGATACACTTCCAGAAGCTTTAAAAGATGAGGAATCAGTACTATTAACTTCTTGGTATGAAGAAAATGATGAGTACTTAAACTCAGAAGTAGAAGCTAAATGGGCAGATATAGTAAAAATCAGAAAAGAAGCTAATAAATCATTAGAAAAAGCAAGACAAGGAGAGAATAGAATAATTGGAAACTCTCTTGATGCTAAGGTTATGTTATGCTCTAAAAATGCTGAGATGCAAAAATTCTTAGTAGAAAATAGAGATAGATTAGAGTTAGCTCTAATTGTTTCAAATGTTGAAATTGTAGATAATTGTGATGAGACATTTGTAGAGGGTGAAGAGTTAAAAGAGCTTTACATAAAAGTTGTACATGCAGAGGGAGAAAAGTGTGAAAGATGTTGGAAATATTCAACTGAGGTTGGACAAGATGCTGAACACCCTACACTTTGCCCAAGATGTGCTTCTGTATTAAAAAATAATTAGGAGATATTATGATATATATAGTTTTAATCTTGATACTTGTTGGTGCTGACCAACTTTCAAAATACCTCATAGATAGTCATATGTTGGAGGGAGAGACAATACCTTTAATAAGTAATTTTTTTCACATTACTTATGTAAAAAATAGGGGTATTGCCTTTGGAATGTTTCAAGGAAAACTAGATATAATAAGTATAGCTACAATTATAGCAATTGTAGCTATTGCTTATTACCTGTATAGAGAGAGAAATAAACTATCTGTAGTAGAGAAGATGGGATTTATCTATATCTTAGCAGGAGCTATTGGAAATATGATAGACAGAGCTTTTAGAGGATATGTAGTAGATATGGTAGACTTTAGAGGTATCTGGAGTTATGTATTTAATCTAGCAGATGTCTGGATAAATATGGGAGTAGTATTTGTACTATTAGATCAATTAATTCTTAGAAAGAAGAGAGAAACCGAGGAGGATAAATAATGACATTTCAAGAGATAATTTTTGCTCTTCAAAAATACTGGAGTTCAAAAGGGTGTGTACTAGGAAACCCTTATGATATTGAGAAGGGAGCTGGAACATTTAACCCAAATACATTCCTTATGTCATTGGGACCAGAGCCATGGAGTGTGGCATATGTTGAGCCATCAAGAAGACCAAAAGATGGAAGATATGGAGAGAATCCAAATAGAGTTTATCAACATCACCAATTCCAAGTTATAATGAAACCATCTCCATTAAATATTCAAGAACTATACTTAGAAAGTTTAAGAGTATTAGGAATAGAGCCAGAAAAGCATGATATTCGTTTTGTAGAAGATGACTGGGAATCACCAACATTAGGAGCTTGGGGACTTGGTTGGGAAGTATGGTTAGATGGAATGGAGGTAACTCAATTCACGTATTTCCAACAAGTAGGAGGACTTGAATTAGATCCTATTCCTGTTGAGATAACTTATGGACTTGAAAGAATAGCTCTATATATTCAAAATAAAGAAAATATCTATGATTTAGAGTGGGCTCCAGGAGTAAAATATGGAGATATGAGATTCCAATTTGAATATGAAAACTCAAAATACTCTTTTGAATTAGCTGATTTAGATAAACATTTCAAATGGTTTGATGAATTTGAGAAGGAAGCTAGCAGAATACTAGATGAAGGTTTAGTATTACCAGCTTATGACTACGTTTTAAAATGTTCTCATGTATTCAATGTATTAGACTCAAGAGGTGCTATATCTACAACTGAGAGAATGGCATACATATTAAGAGTAAGAAACTTAGCAAGAAGATGTGCTGAAGTTTACGTTCAAAACAGAAAAGATTTAGGATATCCACTACTAAAGAAGTAATTTAAAGGATGAGAGGAAAACTTAAAGAACTGTAGTATTTATAAAGAGAAGTTAATCAACTTCTTGGAGTTAAAAATAATTTTAGGTTTTCTTATTGGATAATAATAGAGGAGGAAGAACATTGAGATTACTATTTGAAATAGGAATGGAAGAGTTGCCAGCAAGATTTCTTAATCAGGCACTAAGTGATTTAAAATCTAATTTAGAAACAAAATTAAACAATGAAAGAATAAAATTTGATGAGATAAAAACTTATGGAACACCAAGAAGACTTGTACTTGATGTACAAAACTTAGCTGAAAATCAAGAGGATTTAGACCTAGTAAATATGGGACCAGCTAAGAGTGTTGCCTATGTAAACGGAGAGATTTCAAGAGCAGGTCTTGGATTTGCAAAATCTCAAGGAATAGAGCCAGAACAATTAGAGATTATATCAACTCCAAAGGGAGAATATATAGCAGCTAGAAAGTTTATGAAAGGAAGAGCTACAAAGGAGCTTTTACCAGAGATATTAAAATCATTAGTATTAGAGTTAAACTTCCCTAAATCTATGAGATGGGCAGATAAAAAATTAAGATTTGCAAGACCAGTACAATGGTTCTTAGCTCTATGTGATTCAAAGGTAGTACCATTTGAAATAGAGGGAATAGTAAGTGGAAATAGATCAAGAGGTCACAGATTCTTTGGAAAAGAGTTTGAGGCATCAAATGCACAAGATTACTTTACAAAATTAAGAGAAAATAATGTAATAGTAGATATAGCTGAGAGAAGAGAGTTAGTAAAAGAGTTAGTAGCTAAATGTGCAGAAGCAGGAGAGCAAGTGCACATAGAAGATGAGTTACTAGATGAGGTAACTAACCTAATAGAGTATCCATGCCCAATAGTTGGAAGCTTCAATGCTGACTTCTTAGAAGTACCACAAGATGTATTAATAATCTCTATGCAAGTTCACCAAAGATATTTCCCTATTCTAGATACAAATGGAAAACTATTACCTAAGTTTGTAGTTGTAAGAAATGGAGTAGAAACATCAGATTTCGTAAGAAAAGGAAATGAAAAAGTTCTATCAGCTAGACTAGCAGATGCTAGATTCTTCTATCAAGAGGATTTAAAACATCCACTAGTTGATAATGTAGAAAAGTTAAAAACTGTTGTATTCCAAAAAGATTTAGGAACTATCTACCAAAAAATAGAGAGAAGTAAAGAGTTAGCTAGTTATTTAATAGATGTATTAGGATGTACAGATAGAAGAGATGATATTTTAAGAACTGTATATTTAGCTAAAGCTGACTTAGTATCAAATATGATAGGGGAGAAGGAGTTTACAAAACTTCAAGGGTTCATGGGAGCAGACTACGCTCTAAAATCTGGAGAAAATGAGAGAGTTTCTCTAGGAATAAAAGAACACTACTATCCAAGATTCCAAGGAGATTTACTACCAACAGAGATGGAAGGTATAATTGCTGGTATTGCTGATAGAGTAGATACATTAGTAGGATGCTTTGGAGTAGGAGTTATCCCTAGTGGTTCAAAAGATCCATTCGCTTTAAGAAGAGCAGCATTAGGAATAGCAAATATAATAGTTAATTCTAAATTAAATATATCATTAAAAGCTCTAGTTAATAAATCACTGGATACATTAGTAGCTGATGGAGTATTAAAAAGAGATAGAGCTACTGTAGAAGCAGAGGTATTAGAGTTCTTTAAACAAAGAGCTATAAATATTTTTGGAGATATGGGATATAGTAGAGATGTTATTGGAGCTGTATTAGATAAAGATTGTGACAACTTAGTAGAAGCATTAGAAAGAGTAAAAACATTAGAAGCTTTTGCAAAAGAGGAAGAGTTTGGAAAACTATTACCAGTATTAAAAAGAGTTGGAAATATCTCTAAAGATCATACAGATACAAAAGTTAATCCAGAGTTATTCAAAGAAGAGATTGAAAAAGAGTTATATCAATTCTCTACTGAATTAAATAGTAAAGTAAATGTAGCTATTGAGCAAAGAGATTATGCTAAATATCTACAAGAGATAACAGCTGGAAAAGATATAATCAACAACTATTTTGATAAAGTAATAGTAATGGATAAAGATGAGGCTATTAAAAATAATAGATTATCTCAAATGAGATTTTTAACTGATATCTTTACTAAGATGGCAGATTTAAATCAAATAGAAGAAAGATAATAGTTGAATTATTATAATAAAGGGTAAAACTTTAATAACTTAATGGATATTTTTATTTAAGAATAAAGAGCAAGTCTGGCTTAGCTCACTAAAAACACAAAAGATGCTTTCGCTTAAAAAAGTTGTGTTTTTTAGCGGTTGTCTTTGCTGACTTGCTTTATTTATTATTTCTGATATTTAATATTATATAAATATTTTGTATGTGTAAAATGAGGAGAGATAAATGGGAGAGTTTTTAAAAAGAAAAGGTGTGGAATTATCTGTAAAAAGATACTTAGTAGATGCATCTAGTTATATGGCATTGGGACTTTTTTCTACGTTACTGATAGGAACGATACTTAACACTATTGGAGAAAAATTGGGAATAGCTTTTCTAACTGATGTGGTATGGAAGGTAGCTAGGGATATGACAGGACCAGGAATAGGATTAGCTGTAGCCTATGGACTTAAGGCACCTCACCTAGTACTTTTTTCTTCAACTATAACAGGAGCGATAGGAGCTATGTATGGAGGACCTGTAGGTTCTTTTATAGGAGCAGTAGTGGGAGCAGAGTTTGGAAAAATAGTATCTAAGGAAACAAAGGTAGATATAATAGTAGCTCCAGCTACAACTATAATAACAGGGTCTATAGTAGTTTATTTAGTAGGACCATTTGTTGCTAAAGTTATGCAAACTTTTGGAGCTATGGTAGTTTATGCTACAGAATTACAACCTTTTGCTATGGGTATTCTTGTTTCAACTATAGTAGGAATAGCACTAACTCTTCCAATTAGTAGTGCGGCTCTATGTATGATGATAGGGCTAGGTGGACTTGCAGGAGGAGCTGCAACAGTAGGGTGTTCAGCTCAGATGGTAGGTTTTGCTGTAATGAGTTTTAAAGAGAATGGTTGGGGAGGATTAGTAGCTCAAGGTGTTGGAACATCTATGCTTCAAATAGGAAATATAGTTAAGAATTGGAAGATATGGATACCACCAACAGTTGCTGGAGCTATTTTAGGTCCTGTTTCAACAATGGTTTTCAAATTTCAAAATATCCCAATAGCTTCAGGAATGGGGACAAGTGGATTTGTAGGACAATTTGGAACAATCACAGCTATGAATAGCATAGGTGTTAATGGAATAAAACTTTATTTGGGAATATTTTTACTACATTTTTTACTACCAGCTATAATTACATTAATAGTAGCAAAAATTATGAGAAAATATGGTTGGATAAAAGATGGAGATTTAAAATTAGATTTATAGTAAATATATAGAAAGAGGAAAAGAAAATGGAGTTAAAAAAGATAGAAGAAGCTTTTGAAAAGATATTAGAAGGTATTGGAGAGGATAGAGATAGAGAGGGATTAATAGATACACCTAAAAGAGTAGCTCAAAGTTATCAGGAGCTT from Candidatus Fusobacterium pullicola includes the following:
- a CDS encoding PTS sugar transporter subunit IIC codes for the protein MGEFLKRKGVELSVKRYLVDASSYMALGLFSTLLIGTILNTIGEKLGIAFLTDVVWKVARDMTGPGIGLAVAYGLKAPHLVLFSSTITGAIGAMYGGPVGSFIGAVVGAEFGKIVSKETKVDIIVAPATTIITGSIVVYLVGPFVAKVMQTFGAMVVYATELQPFAMGILVSTIVGIALTLPISSAALCMMIGLGGLAGGAATVGCSAQMVGFAVMSFKENGWGGLVAQGVGTSMLQIGNIVKNWKIWIPPTVAGAILGPVSTMVFKFQNIPIASGMGTSGFVGQFGTITAMNSIGVNGIKLYLGIFLLHFLLPAIITLIVAKIMRKYGWIKDGDLKLDL
- the lspA gene encoding signal peptidase II, with the protein product MIYIVLILILVGADQLSKYLIDSHMLEGETIPLISNFFHITYVKNRGIAFGMFQGKLDIISIATIIAIVAIAYYLYRERNKLSVVEKMGFIYILAGAIGNMIDRAFRGYVVDMVDFRGIWSYVFNLADVWINMGVVFVLLDQLILRKKRETEEDK
- the glyS gene encoding glycine--tRNA ligase subunit beta; translated protein: MRLLFEIGMEELPARFLNQALSDLKSNLETKLNNERIKFDEIKTYGTPRRLVLDVQNLAENQEDLDLVNMGPAKSVAYVNGEISRAGLGFAKSQGIEPEQLEIISTPKGEYIAARKFMKGRATKELLPEILKSLVLELNFPKSMRWADKKLRFARPVQWFLALCDSKVVPFEIEGIVSGNRSRGHRFFGKEFEASNAQDYFTKLRENNVIVDIAERRELVKELVAKCAEAGEQVHIEDELLDEVTNLIEYPCPIVGSFNADFLEVPQDVLIISMQVHQRYFPILDTNGKLLPKFVVVRNGVETSDFVRKGNEKVLSARLADARFFYQEDLKHPLVDNVEKLKTVVFQKDLGTIYQKIERSKELASYLIDVLGCTDRRDDILRTVYLAKADLVSNMIGEKEFTKLQGFMGADYALKSGENERVSLGIKEHYYPRFQGDLLPTEMEGIIAGIADRVDTLVGCFGVGVIPSGSKDPFALRRAALGIANIIVNSKLNISLKALVNKSLDTLVADGVLKRDRATVEAEVLEFFKQRAINIFGDMGYSRDVIGAVLDKDCDNLVEALERVKTLEAFAKEEEFGKLLPVLKRVGNISKDHTDTKVNPELFKEEIEKELYQFSTELNSKVNVAIEQRDYAKYLQEITAGKDIINNYFDKVIVMDKDEAIKNNRLSQMRFLTDIFTKMADLNQIEER
- the glyQ gene encoding glycine--tRNA ligase subunit alpha is translated as MMTFQEIIFALQKYWSSKGCVLGNPYDIEKGAGTFNPNTFLMSLGPEPWSVAYVEPSRRPKDGRYGENPNRVYQHHQFQVIMKPSPLNIQELYLESLRVLGIEPEKHDIRFVEDDWESPTLGAWGLGWEVWLDGMEVTQFTYFQQVGGLELDPIPVEITYGLERIALYIQNKENIYDLEWAPGVKYGDMRFQFEYENSKYSFELADLDKHFKWFDEFEKEASRILDEGLVLPAYDYVLKCSHVFNVLDSRGAISTTERMAYILRVRNLARRCAEVYVQNRKDLGYPLLKK
- a CDS encoding HAMP domain-containing protein — its product is MRVNKNSLLVRMIFYNDIAIIVASTTIALFLTFIAFQNLESRVIDSARDKIVLMNRAYNGEILRAKDDLNQTLRNISTLSNRSLKNIASYNEKVAIIRNQLTRRNYELYSDSILSIVDENGFILGETKRKGIPNKIDRETFKANVSNADNDIKTSYFSKIDDRIYNKIIVRYNDESNRKLYLVLTFPITEKTIKNLASLSSLGEDDKIFLIVDEKYKMGNFSLEKNTQFLSKRDVNRMANKGYNYIYRRKNIDNEAYYIALSDIYDYQNRYIGSFGVAIYYENIERLKLVISLSVIVIVLVFIAISTTISSRMFSKLLEPLGRIMEAAEEVSKGNYRIFVKPEGVDEMRTLSRTFNKMAEDIRANEEQAKSKNRKLVSTLKRIDAVEKILMNIQIENDMNITVKEIMSALTSEMGLGFSRAMYFRYSREIDTMVGEFAVINNKIKRDISNVIENGRGFKFQIEELNKLIKLIKIPFKNSNLIAKSLLEKRIIFQNDKGYKHELGNELFKSLGINNFLIMPIYTEKRNYGCIVVDYFGKNNLVTQEEVELLTLLFLNISIRIKNRNLEEEKIDLERTATIGKLVDRFFKSRETSFEKMLEFTEKMHAYDSNNTLFKIQIQEIKEEINKLRREREILNEYVDIKKNNPLEIIEIETILAEIISEVEPKLEKLGINISVFINYNGKVLGNRARLKRAFYEIIKNAKESFEKKNDDNKKINVIVTKEKNVDKIRVNIIDNGIGMTQEQLENIFEPFVGYNENAPGLGLSIVSRIIKDHHGVIKYSSQLGEGTEVKITLNIYKEEIL
- the ileS gene encoding isoleucine--tRNA ligase, encoding MSEKDYGATLNLPKTSFQMKANLPNKEPKIIQKWEEDKIYEKGLTKGTKSFILHDGPPYANGDIHIGHALNKILKDIILKYKRLRGYNAPYVPGWDTHGLPIELKVTEQLGEKAKDMSPLEIRKLCTEYALKWVDIQREGFKRLGVLGDWENPYLTLKPEYEAKQLEVFGELYENGYIFKGLKPIYWSPVTETALAEAEIEYKNVTSPSIYVKMEANADLLERLGFTEQAWVVIWTTTPWTLPANMAISLNPNFEYGVYRTEKGNLILAKELAEKAFAEMEIAEYELVKEFVGSELERATYKHPFLDRTGMIILGTHVTADAGTGCVHTAPGHGQDDYVVGTRYGIEVVSPINNKGVLTEEAGQFAGLFYLKANKEIVAFLTETGHLLKLKNIEHSYPHDWRSKTPVIFRATEQWFVKAEGSDLREKALRALDNVEFVPAWGRNRIGSMLETRPDWCISRQRVWGVPIPVFYNEETGKEIYNKEILARVIEIVKKEGTAAWLTYTAEELIGEELLEKYNLKGVTLRKETNIMDVWFDSGVSHRSVLETRGELLHRPADMYLEGSDQHRGWFQTSLLTSIGSTHDAPYKKILTHGFVNDGEGKKMSKSVGNVVVPADVIKVYGADILRLWCASVDYREDVKISDNILKQMAEAYRRVRNTARYILGNSNDFNPATDKVAYKDLMEIDKWALNKLEILKRKVTENYEKYEFYNLFQDIHYFAGVDMSAFYLDIIKDRLYTEGTDSLDRRSAQTVMTEILLTLTKMIAPILSFTAEEIWDTLPEALKDEESVLLTSWYEENDEYLNSEVEAKWADIVKIRKEANKSLEKARQGENRIIGNSLDAKVMLCSKNAEMQKFLVENRDRLELALIVSNVEIVDNCDETFVEGEELKELYIKVVHAEGEKCERCWKYSTEVGQDAEHPTLCPRCASVLKNN